The Candidatus Cloacimonadota bacterium genome window below encodes:
- a CDS encoding SPOR domain-containing protein, with amino-acid sequence MRRLIVFLILILLCAVGLNAQVRKDFQNLETLFEEGKTADLQKELKDLKPNKDEERALVLYLEAMLCKNIADTQTRLNSCIEKYPKTPYGQMAMLEVAKIHILEREMQKAGTLLRRINSPDIVDRFYWIAVVFYWQDDYSSAIANAENYLRLSPQGKEAESAHYLIVDSYVSQRKYQSAISSLANLQHLKEFDRQYYYYKLGMINELNSNFKEALKAFREGYELDKYSQVAFDIEERLFNMRSRTPSLDLSFLYPYTPLDIPVELASDSLDTQVGSVPEVSEKLPPLNLPPIDEYLPIKLISKPLKGFFLQAGRFSVKTNAERLCRSIRDMQIPASYYEDKDQGKTTWVVLAGPFSSREQTDSARARLTSSEINSFIVQY; translated from the coding sequence ATGCGTAGATTGATTGTATTTCTTATCCTGATCCTACTATGCGCTGTGGGGCTGAATGCACAGGTTCGCAAGGACTTCCAGAATCTGGAAACACTATTTGAAGAAGGCAAAACGGCCGACCTGCAGAAAGAGCTAAAGGACTTGAAGCCAAATAAGGATGAAGAGCGCGCTCTAGTGCTGTATCTGGAAGCAATGCTCTGCAAAAATATAGCGGATACTCAGACCCGCTTAAACTCATGTATCGAGAAGTATCCCAAGACACCGTATGGGCAAATGGCAATGCTAGAAGTTGCCAAGATCCACATTTTAGAGCGCGAGATGCAAAAAGCAGGAACTCTTTTGCGACGCATCAATTCGCCTGATATCGTGGATCGTTTCTATTGGATCGCAGTAGTATTTTACTGGCAGGATGACTATTCTTCGGCAATAGCAAATGCCGAAAACTACCTCCGATTGAGTCCCCAGGGAAAAGAAGCTGAATCCGCACACTACCTGATAGTGGATTCCTACGTAAGCCAACGAAAGTACCAAAGTGCTATCTCCAGCCTTGCTAACTTACAACATCTCAAAGAATTTGACCGTCAGTATTATTACTACAAGCTGGGCATGATCAATGAACTGAATTCCAACTTCAAAGAAGCGCTGAAGGCATTCCGGGAAGGTTATGAACTGGATAAATACTCCCAAGTTGCTTTCGACATAGAGGAACGCCTTTTCAATATGCGCAGTCGGACACCATCCTTGGATCTCAGCTTCTTGTATCCATATACACCTCTGGATATCCCAGTGGAACTGGCTTCGGATAGTCTTGATACTCAAGTGGGAAGCGTTCCTGAAGTATCGGAGAAACTTCCTCCTCTAAACCTGCCTCCCATCGACGAATATCTCCCCATCAAGTTGATTTCCAAACCGTTGAAGGGCTTCTTTTTGCAAGCCGGAAGATTCTCTGTGAAAACAAACGCTGAACGCTTGTGCCGCAGCATCAGAGATATGCAGATACCGGCATCATATTATGAGGACAAAGACCAAGGTAAAACTACCTGGGTTGTTCTGGCAGGTCCTTTCAGTAGTCGTGAACAGACAGACAGTGCCAGAGCCCGCCTTACTAGTAGCGAAATTAACAGCTTTATCGTTCAATATTAA
- a CDS encoding U32 family peptidase, which yields MELTAPGGDLNKIKYAITYGADAVYCGYNLFGLRATATNLSKDELKEAIHFAHEHNAKLYLTLNAYLKNSEYAQLKEFLLWLKDSGIDAVIVSDPGVFSMVKSLTGIPIHISTQANVCSVASARFWYEQGAKRIVAAREMSFSEILETKAELPDLEIECFIHGAMCVAYSGRCLLSAYFNRRSANSGSCTQVCRWKWALTEQERPGVYLPVEEDQYGSYILSSKDLCMLDRIPLLKQAGIDAGKIEGRMKSEYYVAQTCRVYRKAMDTSSQDTATWEHLHEELEKVSHRPYWEGFFDFPDGDAGIIEKSFQGSYTSNSEYCGKIIAHEKGRMVLDCLGKISLNDTIELVFPDINQDIRLRVSKIYDDDNQELECTRPNAYFKIPLAETNVVGALIRRCVD from the coding sequence ATGGAATTAACTGCCCCAGGCGGAGACTTAAATAAGATCAAGTACGCCATCACCTATGGTGCGGACGCGGTATACTGCGGGTACAACCTCTTTGGATTACGCGCTACTGCAACCAATCTATCCAAAGACGAACTGAAGGAAGCCATCCACTTTGCACACGAACACAATGCCAAGCTCTACCTTACTCTGAACGCCTATCTGAAGAATTCCGAATACGCTCAACTGAAGGAATTCTTACTCTGGTTGAAAGATAGCGGGATCGATGCAGTGATTGTATCCGATCCCGGTGTGTTCAGTATGGTAAAGAGTCTTACCGGCATTCCCATTCATATCAGCACACAAGCTAATGTGTGCTCTGTAGCTTCTGCCCGTTTCTGGTACGAGCAAGGGGCAAAACGCATCGTAGCAGCTAGGGAAATGAGCTTCTCAGAGATATTGGAAACCAAAGCTGAGCTACCCGACCTGGAAATCGAATGCTTCATACACGGCGCAATGTGTGTGGCATATTCCGGACGCTGTTTGCTGAGTGCATACTTCAACCGGCGCAGTGCAAACAGCGGAAGCTGTACTCAGGTATGTCGCTGGAAATGGGCTCTTACGGAACAGGAGCGCCCCGGTGTGTACCTTCCGGTGGAAGAAGATCAATATGGCAGCTATATTCTAAGCTCGAAAGACCTTTGTATGCTGGACAGGATTCCCTTGCTAAAACAAGCGGGAATCGATGCCGGAAAGATCGAGGGACGCATGAAGAGCGAGTATTATGTGGCGCAAACCTGTCGCGTGTATCGCAAAGCAATGGACACATCCAGCCAGGATACCGCTACTTGGGAACATCTGCATGAAGAGCTGGAAAAGGTATCTCATCGCCCTTATTGGGAAGGCTTTTTCGACTTTCCAGATGGTGATGCGGGAATCATTGAAAAGAGCTTTCAAGGTTCTTATACCTCAAATAGCGAGTATTGTGGAAAAATAATTGCACATGAGAAAGGGAGAATGGTTCTCGACTGCCTGGGAAAGATATCCCTAAACGACACTATCGAACTGGTTTTCCCGGACATCAACCAGGATATCAGATTACGCGTGAGTAAGATATATGATGATGACAACCAAGAACTGGAATGCACAAGGCCAAATGCATACTTTAAAATCCCCCTGGCCGAGACAAATGTGGTAGGAGCATTGATTCGCCGATGCGTAGATTGA